The segment AGATTTTACggttattcaattttttttttaatatttaagccTATGTGTTGGGTCGAGCATTGAAATGTAAATGCATCATATATTTCCTGCAATATCTAGCACTATAGAAACAGCAGTACTGATTTAAGTTATGGTACAGTTTAGTACCTTCTAGGATTGTGGCGATCTGAGTAAACGCGGTTTTACTTCTGTTAATCATTTGGTTACCTTAGCCCTGATCAGGAAATAAAGCAGTTGGTGTGATGAAAGCCGGCCAAACATTTACAATTGAACCTATGATTAATGCTGGTAAGTTCGTCAGTGCTAAATTCATTATGTACTATTCAATATAAATTCTCTTTCCCCTGTGTCTTGATTAATTCTATTTCAGGAGTTTGGCGTGATCGGATGTGGCCTGATGGATGGACTGCTGTGACAGCAGATGGAAAAAGAAGTGCTCAGTTTGAACACACACTCCtggtattattttattatacatCCTTTATGGCAATCTGAATGATTAATAGTAGCTCTTTGTTGCCTGATGTCTCAGATTGAATTGAGATACTTGTTTTGATGAATTGGTCTTGTTGCAACTGAACACAATATAATTTACTAGAGAAAACTGTCTCATCtattttcttgttgattgaTGTGTTTATGGTGATGGATAATTTGTAGGTCACAGAGACTGGAGTTGAAGTACTGACAGGACGCCTACCGACATCTCCCAAGGTGTTCCCTTGGTTGAGTTCTTGATTTGTCTTTTGCATTCTTTTGCCAGTCAAAAAAAGGTTTCAAGTTGGTCTGTTTGTGTAACAcatgtatcttttttttaattgatgaattttctgaaattttggTCTCAAACTATATGAACAAATGAGCTTTTATCGACTCAGGTGCTATATTCAAAGCTGATACGTTTTGGTTACCTGATTTCTATTATAAATTTAGCTCTCTACCTAAGGGCTTGTTTGGTTTGCcattaagaaaaataactttGTATAACTACACTGATAATTCATATTTTGGTATAAAAGTTTGTTTACTAAGCAGCTTCTGTGTTATGAATATTGCGATTAGCTCTTCGGAAGTACTAATATAATGTCTGGTTTAGGGCATGAAATTTTGCATTATACGCAACACATGTGGGAAGTAAGACGTGACACGTGAACATGTAAAATGGATATTGCTATTCAAGTTGATTATTTACTTTGATCTTGCAGTTTTTATCCACTGTAAAACAGTATTAATACTActatttatgattataataatttgCAGAACTAGTATCAACCAACGGTCCATTTCACAAGGTTACTATGGCTTTCTTAATAAAAGGTAATGGTTGAAATGATCTGCTTTTCTTCTGTCCCTTACCACCCGTGATTGTATAACCACAGAATAATGTAATATGGATAAATAACACGTTAACAGTGAAAAATAACTTCCTGTCGACTAAATTATCATTTTctaccaaaaaatatttttcattaaccaGTGCCCCTACTCTTCCAGCTATATTGCAAAAAAAAGGTAAGAATAGTGTATAAAGAGTAACTTGGTGCAGAATTCTGCATTGAAGATCGCGTGAGTCTTTACATTTTCTACTAATAACAGAAGCAAGATAGCTCTTTTGATTCAGTTGAATTTAGAAAGATTGAACAGTTAGAAGAATCAATCACCTTGCCAATCCAAATGAATCATTTGTACATTCGAGACTGGGGTACCGTCAGAGTAGGAATACACCACACTTGAGAAAACGGCAATCACCGTATCACCTATTTAGTGAAACACTACATTTCAGCAATTTGCAATAATGTTACAAACCAACCCCAGACGAACTCTTTGTTCCCAAGAAGTGATTTTGAACAACACAGCCAAAAAGgagtgggggtggggtggaATCCAGAGCAGTGGCAACCAACTCTGTGATAGCACAAGGTTCTGATTCTTATATGCATCTGCAAGGAACTAAAACCCAGCTGATCCAACAAGTGAAGAGTATGCTGCATTTTCATCACCGGTAGGTGCCTGTTCAACAACTCTGCGGGATGTTCCAACATCTGCTTTCGAAAATGTTCCAACATCTAGCTTGCATGCGGCACAGAGTTCTAAGCGCTTCTCTTTTGCTTCTGCAACATCACCGTCCCAACAAGTTTCAGAGATAATCTCAAGTGCTTTCTCTAGCTTGTCTTCTGGCACTAGAGCGTCATTTTGTTGGAGGACAAGATAAACTTGTTCAGCAGCGGCCTTCCTGACCTGCAAAATGGTCGCAAGCAATTTATTGAGAAGGCGTCCAATTCATTGTTTCATGTTCTTCATTTATCTATTCACTCAGACTAAGTTTCTCTTGTTCAGGTGCTTTCTGGTACCTTTGGAAATCGATGGGTGAGGAAAGTTAGTAACTGACTGAATGCCTGGATATTGATCTGTTCTGGTACTGATGAAATATATCCAAGTATGGCAATTCCAGCATACAGCTTACTGAAGTCTTTTGATCCTTTCAACTCTATATTCAGAGCTTCTAAAACTCCAACACAAAACACTACAGTCTGCGCCTGTTCAAAGAAATGAGAGGGGGTAGGGGGCAAAGTCACATCATCAGTACAGCAGTGTTTTGCAGAATAAGCCAGTACATATAAGAACAAAGGGGAAGATACCGTACATGAATGATTGGATACTATAAAAAAGACCTAGAGGGAAGTAGACTAACCTCCATAATTAAGAAAATCCTTTTGCTGAATAGGTTCTCAATAGTCTGCAACAAAATAGTAACACATCAGTGTTAGAAAACCCGTTCCACATTGGATGTTTAAGGTTTAAATATAAAGATACAGTGTCTtagtttactttttcttttttcacaaCTAAGGTGTTGGGTCAACTTGCACACACCTCGACTACGCTtagtttactttttcttttttgacaacTAAGGTGTTGGGTCAACTTGCACACACCGCGACTAATTACACATACCTGCCACCTCCCACAAACAACAGACATCAAGTAACTCTGTCCACCAAGGCTAGGATAGAAGGGCAGAGATCCCCTACTGTTTTGTCTTTGCTGGGGTTTGAACCTGAGACCTCATGATTCTCGACCCCACTTCACTGACCACTAGGCCACACCCATGAGTGCGTTTCTTAGGTTACTCCATCCATGGACTTAAGATTGTGCGTTGGATACTGTAATTCTTTCACATGGTACCAACACCAAATACATTCCTAATATCAGTTACCCAATGTTAGGCCACTCATAAAATGTATGTTATCGCACACCCCATAGCCAATTCTGAATGTGCGAGGATGTCAAAATGCCACATTAGTTAAGCGTATGAGCTTTTGGTCTTCTTGTATGGTCTTGGTATATTCTCACCATTGCACTAGTTCTTGACATTGGGTTAGACTTAAGGCCCATTAACATAGTATAAGAGCCAAGCTTTGGTTGGTTTGTTTCCACAACTGTCTTGTCTCGACATATTCTATCACTTGGATCTCTCTTCACTTGAGCAAATTGAGCCATTAACTCTCATGCGCAAACCCTATAGAGCCAGGTTACACATACAGAAGGGTGTTATAGAACTTCTGGGATATTGGCATAGTAAGAGTTTTCAAATGAGCAAATAATTGCCCCTGGTTTCACCACCCATTACTTTACGATTATAGGTAGGATGCTTAGATTGTTTTTTAGCCAAAATAGAGGAACTTGAAGAATAACATAAAGAGTGCTTGAAGTTTTCCAAAAAATGAGATGTGCAAAGGACAAAACAGAATACTGACTTCTTTTACaaatatccaaaaaataaaatcaaacttttTAGAAGAATTCGAGAAGGATTTAGCAGAGGTTCCTGCAACAAGCCTGTCTAAAGATGAAGCATAGATATGAGAAATATCCAGAGTTGAATTTGATCAGAAATGTAGTTACAAGTCAAAGGGGTGGAGAGCGTGAGATTATTGGCAGGATTCACGACTACCAGACTTCTATTGTGATGGCAGATTTCACTACTTTAcatattaattcaactatagtGCACACTGTCTAGCAAAATCATGTATTACATATAGCTCTGAGATGCTTCGACAAATTGTTCAGTTCACCACTAAAGATCCTTGTAATTGGAAATAGTAAGAGTCACTTGGAAGGTGAAGCGCCATtccacatttttcttttcaaagcAGCtacaaatcataattttttagaagaaatttttttttaccaataaaAAGGAGAATAGATAAGCTCAGGATACTGCATAGACTGTCAAAAATGTAAATTCACCAGAATGCCAcagtaaaaaattatgattaacaAGCATCTTCATAACTGCAAGAAAATAACTGCTTCATAAATCATAATGTGGTGATTCTAGAAAGATAAACAGTGATCTACAGTTAAGGAATGAGCCGACAATCATCATTTGCAGAAACAAAATTTCCAATCAAATTTACCTTCAAAGTGGGTTCCACAACTCTGTCACACCTTTTGTATTTCTGAAGAACCCAAAGAATGTCATTGGAAAGATTGTACTCTTTAGAGTCATTTCCATTTTCATCAGTTGACTGAAGAAATTCAAGCAAAGCATTGAGTGATGGCTTCCTCAATGAATCTTGCAAGCCACCAACGGAAATAACCAACCCCGATATCACATATTTGCTATAGCAACTGATACCAAGTAACTGAAGAAACCTAGGATATGAAAAAGTAGGTACCTGCAGGATGGCATAGAAAAGTTTGTTTGTCAAATACCTTAAGATATAGCAACCAACAAGACAAGCAATTTTCACCTACCCCCCATTTCAGATCTGCGTCGTCAGGCACTATTTGTTCTAGTCTCTCTCGATGGGGAATGAATGGTACataaattgatttattatgcaaaattctttgaagaacctttGCAGCTAACTCTCTTAATTTATCCATCTTCTCCACTGCTTGTTTAACAATATTTCCAACTAAATGGGTTGccatattttcatcaaaaagaaaattcatcTGGTTTGTAACATCTGTCTCGTCCAACTGAGGAACAGATCCAAGTTCCATTTGTTCTGACTTGCTTGAGACACCCTTGAGTCCTCTTTTGCATAGAATATATGTGCATCTCTCAAGGCCATCTAAGGCAGCCTCACGAACCCAAGAACCAACATCACCTCTGTTATCTTTAGAGTAATCATCCAAAGCTTTAAATAAAGTCTGCATAACCTCATTCTTTATAAAAACATACAGAGATATGCATTCTTCGGCAGATAATAGATGAGAATGATCTTGTGTATTGGTTAAAATTTCACATACAGATACAAGTCCTTTGACAGCATTTACCCGTGATTCAACATCTCTTTCTTCAGGGTTATCCTGTAGAGCATAAAGTTGTTCCATCAACCAAGATAATGTGCAGCTTAGTTTCTCCATCAGCAACAGCTAAAACAGAAGCACTTCCTTACCTCAATTTCACAAGCAGCACAAAGCTTACGAAGTATATCCTTCCATCCTACACAGAGAAACTTAAATGGCAAAATACCAAGCGCAAGTGAAGATCCTCGTCTAGCTGCCACATTAGGATCACTCAATTGCTCAAGGTATCTTAATGTAATAGCATTGAAGCCTTTACTTTCCAAAGGCACAATGTAAGCAGGAATGAAGCTCTTTAAGGCTGCAACAGCGGCACCCtataaacaaaatagaaaatcaGCCAATTCACTCAGAGGAAGCTAATCAGCaggaaattgaaaaaatcataAGATAAACCTGTATCTGAGAATTAGGATGTCTCAGATTCTCGTGGAGCGTATCAAGCAGACTCCGTTTTATTTTGTCTGTCAATTGGACCTGAGCTGATGAAATGCATTCAATGAAACGGGAAACAGCAGAACGCATTATTTCTCCTCCCTTTCCACGATATAGCCGTGCTTTCTCGATTGCAAGAACCACACCAGCAAGTTGATTCTGCAGATCTGTAACGGAAAAATAGAGGGACCACAATTAGCTTTTGCATAATAAACACAGAAATAGACCATGTCATAAACCTTAACCAGATGATAttctcttttattaatttaaacaagAATTGTGGTAATTAAAACTTTAGAATGGCTCACATGGTAATAGCAACGTCACAAAAAAATAGGTCTCCAGTTGTATGTGATGGAAAGACAATTAAATGCATGGTACAAAAGCAATGAAAAATGAGTACTATTGTCTTAGAATGTAATCCTCTTTCCCAAATTCAATGTCCATTACATCTCGACTTTCCTGCTAATCCAAACTTGTGGAACTGAAAGAACACTTCCATTGTTCTTCTTATAATCATTTCTGGGAATTACATACTTCAATCAGTAGCTCACTTCTATTCAAACTGTATAGCAGGCTAGCAGCTATCACTCCCATAATATTCTTGTACTCTTTCCCTCAGGATGATTAATTAGGATTGAGGGACTTTTTAGCtattgaaagaagaagaaaagggcaGCTCAGTGCATGAAGTATTCCATATCCACACAGGGTTTGGCAATGGCAGCCTACCTGGCGCAAACTACAATGTTGATTCCAAGGCTAGGAGCTGTGACCAATAGGCCACACGGTTAGAACTTTACTGTTTCTCCAAGGCTTCCTTTTTTTAATACGCGAAGAAATCACTCCAACAATAAGCACTGATAGGGTCTAAACATCTATGACAGAAGTTAGACAAATAATTTCACTTGGCATTCCTGATTTGATTTCacaatgaataagaaaaaaaatcatgtttcatacatgtataaatatatgaaataacatGTAGAATTTACTTGCACAGATTGAGTACAAGTCATCATTACAATCTCatatattttaacaattaaGTTGTTTTTTAATGTAGAATAGTTATAGATTTCCAGTTTACGAGCACCTTTTATTTTCTAGTATACTGAATAACTATTTAACTCAAGTGAGGcgtagaaaaactaaaacttatAAACAAAGAGGTAAAACAATCAAATGAATTAGATCTTTAAACTATAAACCAGTGCCAACCAGCTTGAAATTTGATCTCATCTCACACAAATAACTAAAATCTTGAAGCTAAATGGAGACACTAACCTGGGGGAAGAACATATTCACGTTCATGTAGAGCCAATATAACCTCCCCAATAGCTAAAGTTGCACCATGACGCATGCACAAATCAGAAGACAATGTGCAAGGCAATAATTTCCCCACAACGGTACTAGAAAAATGTCCAAGATCATACTTAGCAAGAGAAGAAAGGGCATTTGCAGCAAGCTCTCTCAAACTCTTATCCTATATTAGAACAGTAAGGTAACGAATCAAAAAGACTTATCAATGATAGAACTAGCAAGTGACAGCACATGCCAAATTAGTGCACAAATAGATAAGTACATTGGCCAGCTGGTATGATATTAGCAGGGTCTTAATTCTCAAATTTAGACTGTTCTAAAGCTCAATAGGAAAAGGAACCAGAAAAATTACAAGAAGAAGGTGAAATATCACTAAATGACCCTATAGTTTGCCATAATGAGGGCTACACCTTTAGTTTCACAACTAAAAGATCCTTAGCAGGATCAGCATAACCTCCTCTGCTACTATCTTTTCTGAACAGATATGTCGtcaaatttgtatatatgaaaGAGAGAGAATGATATTTGGAAACAATATCGTTGGAGGGGGGTGATTAGATCGGACAAGACACAGTTTTAGCTTACAGAGGACACAACCTTAGATAGAAGGGTGTGGAAAAGATGGATTAAggtagaaggttagtaggtTGCAGTGCGGTTTCTGTAGTTGTCTTGCTGTCCATTCATATTAGTAGT is part of the Solanum lycopersicum chromosome 1, SLM_r2.1 genome and harbors:
- the LOC101248517 gene encoding tubulin-folding cofactor D, whose translation is MEEQLKMGVTEVEEDDEHDSKESVLQRYFLQEWKLVKSLLDDIISNGRVSDISSVHKIRSIMDKYQEQGQLLEPYLESMVSPLMSIVRSKAVERVAASEEILEVINPVCIIIYSLVTVCGYKAVVKFFPHQVSDLELAVSLLEKCHNTQAGTSLRQESTGEMEAKCVILLWLYILVLIPFDIASMDTSAGNNNYAGGDEPPPLVLKILEISKDYLSNAGPMRTISGLLLSRLLTRPDMTKAFTSFVDWTHEVMSCMSNDVVNHFQLLGAVEALGAMFKNGSPKVLLSVVPGVWNDTSALMKSNTAARSPLLRKYLVKLTQRIGMICLPPRHQSWRYVGRTSTLGGHITADRIETNQYNNYRNNDLSNFDQEPDCHDEEDMDVPDIVEEIIELLLSGLRDTDTVVRWSAAKGIGRVTSRLTYLLSDEILSSVLELFSPSEGDGSWHGGCLALAELARRGLLLPISFHKVIPVVIKALHYDIRRGPHSIGSHVRDAAAYVCWAFGRAYCHADMKSILQQLAPHLLTVACYDREVNCRRAAAAAFQENVGRQGNYPHGIDIVNTADYFALSSRTNSYLHVAVCIAQYDGYLYTFVDQLLNNKICHWDKSLRELAANALSSLAKYDLGHFSSTVVGKLLPCTLSSDLCMRHGATLAIGEVILALHEREYVLPPDLQNQLAGVVLAIEKARLYRGKGGEIMRSAVSRFIECISSAQVQLTDKIKRSLLDTLHENLRHPNSQIQGAAVAALKSFIPAYIVPLESKGFNAITLRYLEQLSDPNVAARRGSSLALGILPFKFLCVGWKDILRKLCAACEIEDNPEERDVESRVNAVKGLVSVCEILTNTQDHSHLLSAEECISLYVFIKNEVMQTLFKALDDYSKDNRGDVGSWVREAALDGLERCTYILCKRGLKGVSSKSEQMELGSVPQLDETDVTNQMNFLFDENMATHLVGNIVKQAVEKMDKLRELAAKVLQRILHNKSIYVPFIPHRERLEQIVPDDADLKWGVPTFSYPRFLQLLGISCYSKYVISGLVISVGGLQDSLRKPSLNALLEFLQSTDENGNDSKEYNLSNDILWVLQKYKRCDRVVEPTLKTIENLFSKRIFLIMEAQTVVFCVGVLEALNIELKGSKDFSKLYAGIAILGYISSVPEQINIQAFSQLLTFLTHRFPKVRKAAAEQVYLVLQQNDALVPEDKLEKALEIISETCWDGDVAEAKEKRLELCAACKLDVGTFSKADVGTSRRVVEQAPTGDENAAYSSLVGSAGF